In the Polyangiaceae bacterium genome, one interval contains:
- the rpsJ gene encoding 30S ribosomal protein S10: MADTTKIRIRLKAFDHQLLDKSTTDIVETARRTGARVAGPIPLPTSIRRYTVLRGPHVDKKSREQFEVRTHKRLIDILEPTPQTLDALMKLDLSAGVDVEIKS, from the coding sequence ATGGCAGACACCACCAAGATTCGAATTCGCCTCAAGGCTTTCGATCATCAGCTGCTCGACAAGAGCACCACGGATATCGTCGAGACGGCGCGTCGCACCGGCGCCCGCGTGGCCGGCCCCATTCCGCTGCCCACCTCGATTCGACGCTACACCGTGCTGCGCGGACCTCACGTGGACAAGAAGTCCCGCGAGCAGTTCGAGGTGCGCACGCACAAGCGCCTGATCGACATCCTGGAGCCCACCCCCCAAACCCTCGACGCGCTCATGAAGCTGGATCTCTCCGCTGGCGTGGACGTCGAGATCAAGAGCTGA